The Bos javanicus breed banteng chromosome 11, ARS-OSU_banteng_1.0, whole genome shotgun sequence genome includes a window with the following:
- the PPP1CB gene encoding serine/threonine-protein phosphatase PP1-beta catalytic subunit, with protein sequence MADGELNVDSLITRLLEVRGCRPGKIVQMTEAEVRGLCIKSREIFLSQPILLELEAPLKICGDIHGQYTDLLRLFEYGGFPPEANYLFLGDYVDRGKQSLETICLLLAYKIKYPENFFLLRGNHECASINRIYGFYDECKRRFNIKLWKTFTDCFNCLPIAAIVDEKIFCCHGGLSPDLQSMEQIRRIMRPTDVPDTGLLCDLLWSDPDKDVQGWGENDRGVSFTFGADVVSKFLNRHDLDLICRAHQVVEDGYEFFAKRQLVTLFSAPNYCGEFDNAGGMMSVDETLMCSFQILKPSEKKAKYQYGGLNSGRPVTPPRTANPPKKR encoded by the exons TACGAGGATGTCGTCCAGGAAAGATTGTACAGATGACTGAAGCAGAAGTTCGGGGCTTATGTATCAAGTCTCGGGAGATCTTTCTCAGCCAGCCTATTCTTTTGGAATTGGAAGCACCACTGAAAATCTGTG gaGATATTCATGGACAGTATACAGATTTACTGCGATTATTTGAATATGGGGGTTTCCCCCCAGAAGCCAACTATCTTTTCTTAGGAGATTATGTGGACAGAGGAAAGCAGTCTTTGGAAACAATCTGCTTGCTATTGGCTTATAAAATCAAATACCCAGAAAACTTCTTTCTCTTAAGAGGAAACCATGAGTGTGCTAGCATCAATCGCATTTATGGATTCTATGATGaat GCAAACGAAGATTTAATATTAAGTTGTGGAAGACCTTCACTGATTGTTTCAACTGTCTGCCTATAGCTGCCATTGTGGATGAGAAGATCTTCTGTTGTCATGGAG GACTGTCACCAGACCTGCAATCTATGGAGCAGATACGGAGAATTATGAGACCCACTGATGTCCCTGATACAG GTTTGCTCTGTGATTTGCTGTGGTCTGACCCAGATAAGGATGTGCAAGGGTGGGGAGAAAATGATCGTGGTGTTTCCTTCACTTTTGGAGCTGATGTAGTCAGTAAATTTCTGAATCGTCATGATTTAGACTTGATTTGTCGAGCTCATCAG GTTGTGGAAGATGGATATGAATTCTTTGCTAAGCGACAACTGGTAACCCTGTTTTCAGCCCCAAATTATTGTGGCGAGTTTGATAATGCTGGTGGAATGATGAGTGTGGATGAAACTTTgatgtgttcatttcag ATTTTGAAACCATCTGAAAAGAAAGCTAAGTACCAATATGGTGGACTGAATTCAGGACGTCCTGTCACTCCACCTCGAACAGCTAATCCACCGAAGAAAAGGTGA